From a single Hymenobacter sp. YIM 151500-1 genomic region:
- a CDS encoding FecR family protein, which translates to MLETDYSRYTPEDFALDESFQAFVFDEATAEADFWRQWLALHPHKADDCQAARDLLRLLTPNQRALAPDEKQQELRKLLRAIRTPLAHQPPAVRWRGYRRARLVQVAAGLVLLVLAGLGGWLWQRNLLHAPATEYATGYGQQRQLTLPDGSTVVLNANSTLRTTSWNEGGPREVWLSGEAYFHVARKAPASAPSIAGAAAPAKFVVHAGTLDVTVLGTQFNVVNRRGQTKVVLTSGKVQVDLRAGQQPHRVLMRPGQLVESSAARPQLHSRAVNPALYSSWTQGHLSFDGQTLAEVVQVLEESYGLQVEVTDPALLRQRITGSVPNANVEEFLDALSKTLDVRVTRTGQRVRLEPAQ; encoded by the coding sequence ATGCTCGAAACCGACTACTCCCGCTATACTCCCGAGGACTTTGCCTTGGACGAATCGTTCCAGGCATTCGTATTCGATGAAGCCACGGCCGAAGCTGACTTCTGGCGGCAGTGGCTGGCCCTGCATCCTCACAAAGCCGACGACTGCCAAGCCGCCCGCGACCTGCTCCGGCTGCTGACGCCCAACCAGCGGGCCCTGGCCCCCGATGAAAAACAGCAGGAGCTGCGCAAGCTGCTACGCGCCATTCGTACGCCGCTGGCTCATCAGCCACCTGCCGTGCGCTGGCGGGGCTACCGCCGCGCCCGCCTGGTGCAGGTAGCTGCTGGGCTGGTGCTGCTGGTGCTGGCCGGGCTGGGCGGGTGGCTGTGGCAGCGCAACCTGCTGCATGCTCCGGCCACCGAGTACGCCACCGGCTACGGGCAGCAGCGCCAGCTCACCCTACCCGACGGCTCCACGGTGGTGCTCAATGCCAACTCCACGCTGCGCACTACCAGCTGGAACGAAGGCGGCCCCCGCGAGGTGTGGCTGAGCGGCGAGGCTTACTTCCACGTGGCCCGCAAGGCGCCGGCCTCCGCGCCCAGCATTGCGGGAGCGGCGGCGCCCGCCAAGTTTGTGGTGCACGCCGGCACCCTCGACGTAACGGTGCTGGGCACGCAGTTCAACGTCGTCAACCGCCGCGGCCAGACCAAGGTAGTACTTACCTCCGGCAAGGTGCAGGTAGACCTGCGCGCCGGCCAGCAGCCCCACCGGGTGCTGATGCGGCCGGGCCAGCTGGTAGAATCCTCGGCGGCTCGCCCCCAACTCCACTCCAGGGCCGTGAACCCGGCCCTGTACTCGTCCTGGACCCAAGGCCACCTGAGCTTCGATGGTCAGACCCTGGCCGAGGTGGTGCAAGTGCTGGAAGAGTCCTACGGCTTGCAGGTGGAAGTAACCGACCCCGCCCTGCTGCGCCAGCGCATTACCGGCTCCGTGCCCAATGCCAACGTGGAAGAGTTTCTCGATGCCCTGTCGAAAACCCTGGATGTGCGCGTGACCCGCACGGGCCAGCGCGTGCGCCTCGAACCTGCTCAGTAA
- a CDS encoding RagB/SusD family nutrient uptake outer membrane protein, with translation MKKISVLLTLTALLASTACDELVDIKPQNVIPEAEAVKTTADLQKLLIRAYSAAQSGALYGGNFVAFSEMLADNATGANSFGFSQIQSFSFTFFNPDGRSTWTDAYNVVNLANTAIDRMPEVNDGDIAAQRDRLRGEALFLRAAMHFELVRFFALPYGARPTNSQPGIPLRLQSVQDVNNIQKLPRATVQEVYAQVLKDFTEAASLLPATNSARATSWAAKAYLARVYFQMNDFQNAYAQANDVVSNGLSGAGARLALNASVLNRYRTKNSPESIFEMQSTNFDNSSGGLEGYFRQAGNTPQLYATPELAALALADPNDQRGRLLYNTRAVGANQRTFTTRYDQVNQNAPVLHLAELLLIRAESAAELNNLTTAAADLQRVLDRAYGAGRKTAPTAKADLLAQIRAERRLEMAFENNRVHELKRLRQPVRGLPWDCPKLLFFIPDVEINGNPAIEQNQSAGC, from the coding sequence ATGAAAAAGATATCCGTTTTGCTGACCCTGACCGCGCTGCTGGCCAGTACCGCCTGCGACGAGCTGGTTGATATCAAGCCCCAGAATGTAATACCGGAAGCCGAGGCGGTGAAAACCACGGCCGACTTGCAGAAGCTGCTCATCCGGGCGTACAGCGCGGCTCAGTCGGGCGCCTTGTACGGGGGCAACTTTGTGGCCTTCAGCGAGATGCTGGCCGACAATGCCACCGGCGCCAACAGCTTCGGCTTCAGTCAGATTCAGAGCTTCTCCTTCACCTTCTTCAACCCCGACGGGCGCAGCACCTGGACCGACGCCTACAACGTGGTCAACCTAGCCAATACCGCTATCGACCGGATGCCGGAGGTAAACGACGGCGACATTGCTGCCCAGCGGGACCGGCTGCGCGGAGAGGCCCTGTTTCTGCGGGCCGCTATGCACTTCGAGCTGGTGCGCTTTTTTGCCCTGCCCTACGGCGCCCGCCCCACCAACTCCCAGCCCGGCATTCCGCTGCGCCTGCAATCTGTGCAGGACGTGAACAACATTCAGAAGCTGCCCCGCGCCACGGTGCAGGAAGTGTATGCCCAGGTGCTCAAGGACTTCACGGAAGCGGCCAGCCTGCTGCCGGCCACCAACAGCGCGCGGGCTACCTCCTGGGCCGCCAAGGCCTACCTGGCGCGGGTATACTTCCAGATGAACGATTTCCAGAACGCCTACGCCCAGGCCAACGACGTGGTAAGCAACGGCTTGAGCGGTGCGGGTGCCCGGCTGGCCCTGAACGCCAGCGTGCTGAACCGCTACCGCACCAAAAACTCGCCGGAATCCATCTTCGAGATGCAAAGCACCAACTTTGACAACTCCAGCGGCGGCCTGGAAGGCTACTTCCGGCAAGCTGGCAACACGCCCCAGCTGTACGCCACCCCGGAGCTGGCCGCCCTGGCCCTGGCCGACCCCAACGACCAGCGCGGCCGGCTGCTCTACAACACCCGCGCCGTAGGCGCCAATCAGCGCACCTTTACCACGCGCTACGACCAGGTAAACCAGAATGCCCCGGTGCTGCACCTGGCCGAGCTGCTGCTCATCCGGGCCGAGTCGGCCGCCGAGCTGAACAACCTGACCACGGCCGCCGCCGACTTGCAACGAGTTCTGGACCGCGCCTACGGGGCCGGCAGGAAGACGGCGCCCACCGCCAAAGCTGACCTGCTGGCCCAGATACGCGCCGAGCGGCGCCTGGAAATGGCCTTCGAAAATAACCGCGTGCACGAGCTGAAGCGCCTGCGCCAGCCCGTGCGCGGCCTGCCCTGGGACTGCCCCAAGCTGCTGTTCTTCATCCCCGACGTGGAGATAAACGGCAACCCGGCCATCGAGCAGAACCAGTCGGCGGGGTGCTAA
- a CDS encoding glycoside hydrolase family 43 protein — protein sequence MKTFLAFNQRRGRVANQAGQPASHPFTLRALRLLVSAVGAASLLAACENPAVEAPQPTSAPGTQLATTTFYNPLRSVFSPDPDMEYYNGNYYLTFTNDANLGSIVIRKAASITGLANAADVTVWTDNTPARTTNMWSPSLFRYNSRWYIYYTATNTSGNNHRMYVLESSGDDPMGPYSFKAELRPPNKADVSNIDGVAFERGGKLYLVSSVESSLWIMPLSNPWTVSGNAVQLSYGRSAGTTWDSYYNEAPAVIQRNGKTYIAFSGQPAHSASYAIGLLTNTDGNLLNAGSWSKSTSPVLQRNDAAGVYGPGSGDFFKSPDGTQDWIVYHGKTNSGETLNTRTARAQPLTWNGDTPVFPVPAALSTPIALPAGDPGDNNLLANPDFEANATTPTSWNTWPGSRGTDADADYVEAGGYTGKNRLTHYKASAYQVYTDQSVSVANGTYTVKAWVISGGGQQDAFLSVKNYGGSELKASIKDVAAGWPNWRELTISGVNVTNGTITVGVYSNASAGNWLSVDNVRLYRQ from the coding sequence GTGAAAACATTCCTGGCTTTCAATCAGCGCCGCGGGCGCGTAGCAAATCAGGCCGGTCAGCCGGCCAGCCACCCTTTTACCCTGCGGGCCCTACGCCTGCTGGTTTCGGCCGTGGGCGCCGCCAGCCTGCTGGCGGCCTGCGAAAACCCTGCCGTGGAAGCGCCTCAGCCCACTTCGGCGCCCGGTACGCAATTGGCCACCACCACCTTTTATAATCCGCTCCGGTCTGTTTTCTCCCCCGACCCGGACATGGAATATTACAACGGCAACTACTACCTCACCTTCACCAACGACGCCAACCTGGGCAGCATTGTGATTCGGAAGGCGGCCAGCATTACCGGTTTGGCCAATGCCGCCGACGTGACGGTGTGGACCGACAACACCCCCGCACGCACCACGAATATGTGGTCGCCCAGCCTGTTTCGCTACAACAGCCGCTGGTACATTTACTACACGGCCACGAACACCAGCGGCAACAACCACCGCATGTACGTGCTGGAGAGCAGCGGCGACGACCCCATGGGGCCCTACTCGTTTAAGGCCGAGCTGCGCCCTCCCAACAAGGCCGATGTTTCCAACATCGACGGCGTTGCCTTCGAGCGGGGAGGAAAGCTGTACCTGGTTTCGTCGGTGGAAAGCTCGCTGTGGATTATGCCCCTGAGCAACCCCTGGACCGTGAGCGGCAACGCCGTGCAGCTGTCGTATGGCAGAAGCGCCGGCACCACCTGGGACTCGTACTACAACGAAGCGCCGGCGGTTATCCAGCGCAACGGCAAAACCTACATTGCCTTCTCGGGGCAGCCGGCCCACTCGGCCAGCTACGCCATTGGCTTGCTCACCAACACCGATGGCAACCTGCTGAACGCCGGCTCCTGGAGCAAGAGCACCTCGCCCGTGCTGCAGCGCAACGACGCGGCCGGCGTGTACGGCCCCGGCTCCGGCGACTTCTTCAAGTCGCCGGACGGCACCCAGGACTGGATTGTGTATCACGGCAAAACCAACTCCGGCGAAACCCTCAATACGCGCACGGCCCGGGCCCAGCCCCTGACCTGGAACGGCGACACGCCCGTGTTTCCGGTGCCGGCCGCCCTGAGCACACCCATTGCCTTGCCCGCCGGTGACCCCGGCGACAACAACCTGCTTGCCAATCCCGATTTTGAAGCCAACGCCACAACTCCTACCAGCTGGAACACCTGGCCCGGCAGCCGCGGCACCGACGCCGACGCCGACTACGTGGAGGCCGGTGGCTACACGGGCAAAAACCGCCTCACCCACTACAAGGCCAGCGCCTACCAGGTGTATACCGACCAAAGCGTGAGCGTGGCCAATGGCACCTACACGGTGAAGGCCTGGGTGATAAGCGGCGGCGGGCAGCAGGACGCCTTCCTGAGCGTGAAAAACTACGGCGGCTCGGAGCTGAAGGCCAGCATCAAGGACGTGGCCGCGGGCTGGCCTAACTGGCGTGAGCTGACGATTTCCGGCGTCAACGTCACCAACGGCACTATTACGGTGGGCGTGTACTCCAACGCCAGCGCCGGCAACTGGCTGTCGGTTGATAACGTGCGCCTGTACCGCCAGTAG
- a CDS encoding SusC/RagA family TonB-linked outer membrane protein — MSNFTLPQRWPLLLLGCVSGAAQAQTGLVAANQSYQPSSPRAHAAAKQPLESVLQNLKATHGVYFFYRSQVVEDKLVDANRPAFASFQEELSYVLAQANLQYEKTRDNVYVLTPRPAAEGAAPSAGLPAQTIAAVVDAPISGRVTDRATGQGIPGVTVLVKGTTTGVSTNADGTFSLTVPDNATLVFSGVGFVSQEVAVGSRTTIDISLSTDTKALSEVVVVGYGTQERRDLTGSVASVKGKDVANVPTPTFESALQGKMAGVQVTQGSGVAGSTAAVRIRGVGSLTAGGEPLYVVDGVPIVNEDNSARNFRTASVTNALATINPNDIESIDVLKDAAATAIYGSRGANGVIIITTKSGKLGKPQFRVGYQAGISNATVKTDLLNATEWIDLYNEAYRNDGGVGEAPLPRGLTRATAANTDWQDLTTRTGFQHQADVSFSQGTEKLKSYVGLSYNDQNSYLVGNSYERLSGRVNLDFTPTSRLSLGVRASFARGINDRVPSAWAGGWGWANGPALVIYPVRNPDGSYFFPTDFGPNPVAKQENFEYRTQELRTISNVYADYEIVKGLRARLEGGLDYLDQTEDLFVRGVLRGNGRNEAQYRKLWTPNVNINGTLTYARQLAEVHNVEVLVGTNYQRADTYSRGVYYDLGGLVEPLRKDDQLRDSLLTSSQLLREPLQAYSFTSYFSRLNYKLKDRYLVGVSVRVDGSSRFGRKYRYGTFPAFSAGWIVTEEPFLNGNNILSFLKLRASYGLTGNANIENYGQYGSFFPPSDSRNSANYNGELGLERRSFSNDQFRWENTAQTDVGFDFALFNNRVSGTFSAYYKKGTDLLIPIAQPISSGVGSVNLNIGEVENKGLEITLNSRNLVGDFAWNTDFNIAFNRNKVLDIGGLSPDVILTDNEVRTIVGYPISTYYLARYVGVDPQDGLPIYLDREGNQTKTYSTDLRVPRGSGAPDYTGGLTNTFTYKGFDLSALLSFSVGSEIYDDSRKRQEGTIGLDGGWNQRRKVLERWQRPGDITDVPKLTLNPSRGGYNPDTNSDRFLYDGSYLRLRQLTFGYTFTGGALQALRLKSARLYFLATNVFLVTGYDGDPEFYRDQYDAQGRNLIGGATYLFPPQARTFTMGFNIGF; from the coding sequence ATGTCAAACTTTACCCTTCCCCAGCGCTGGCCCCTGCTGCTGCTGGGCTGCGTAAGCGGAGCGGCCCAGGCCCAAACCGGGCTGGTGGCGGCCAATCAGTCTTACCAACCTTCCTCGCCCCGGGCGCACGCAGCCGCCAAACAACCCCTGGAAAGTGTGCTGCAGAACCTGAAGGCCACGCACGGCGTGTACTTTTTTTACCGGAGCCAGGTGGTAGAAGACAAGCTGGTAGATGCCAACCGGCCCGCTTTTGCCTCATTTCAGGAGGAGTTGAGCTACGTGCTGGCCCAGGCAAACCTGCAGTACGAGAAAACCCGTGACAACGTGTACGTGCTGACGCCCCGGCCGGCAGCCGAAGGCGCGGCCCCATCGGCAGGCTTGCCCGCGCAAACGATTGCAGCCGTCGTGGATGCCCCCATCAGCGGCCGCGTGACGGACCGCGCCACGGGCCAGGGTATTCCGGGCGTGACGGTGCTGGTGAAGGGCACGACTACGGGCGTCAGCACCAACGCCGACGGCACCTTTTCGCTGACCGTGCCCGACAACGCCACGCTGGTATTCTCGGGGGTGGGCTTTGTGAGCCAGGAAGTAGCCGTGGGCAGCCGCACCACCATCGACATCAGCCTGAGCACCGACACCAAGGCGCTGAGCGAAGTGGTGGTGGTGGGCTACGGCACCCAGGAGCGCCGCGACCTGACCGGCTCGGTGGCCTCGGTGAAGGGCAAGGACGTGGCCAACGTGCCCACGCCCACGTTTGAGTCGGCGTTGCAGGGCAAGATGGCGGGCGTGCAGGTGACGCAGGGCAGCGGGGTGGCCGGCTCCACGGCGGCCGTGCGCATCCGGGGCGTGGGCTCCCTGACGGCGGGCGGCGAGCCGCTGTACGTGGTAGATGGGGTGCCCATCGTTAATGAAGACAACAGTGCCCGCAACTTCCGCACGGCTTCCGTCACCAACGCCCTGGCCACCATCAACCCCAACGACATTGAGAGCATCGACGTGCTGAAGGATGCTGCGGCCACGGCCATTTACGGCTCGCGCGGGGCCAACGGGGTTATCATCATCACCACCAAAAGCGGCAAGCTGGGCAAGCCCCAGTTTCGGGTGGGCTACCAGGCGGGCATCTCCAACGCCACCGTCAAAACCGACCTGCTGAACGCTACCGAGTGGATAGACCTCTACAACGAAGCCTACCGCAACGACGGCGGCGTGGGCGAGGCGCCCCTGCCCCGCGGCCTTACCCGCGCCACCGCCGCCAACACCGACTGGCAGGACCTGACCACCCGCACGGGCTTCCAGCACCAGGCCGACGTGTCGTTTTCGCAGGGCACCGAGAAGCTGAAAAGCTACGTGGGCCTGAGCTACAACGACCAGAACAGCTACCTGGTAGGCAACTCCTACGAGCGGCTGAGCGGGCGCGTGAACCTGGACTTTACGCCCACCTCGCGGCTGAGCCTGGGGGTACGGGCCTCCTTTGCCCGCGGCATCAACGACCGGGTGCCCTCGGCCTGGGCCGGGGGCTGGGGCTGGGCCAACGGGCCGGCGCTGGTTATCTACCCCGTGCGCAACCCCGACGGCAGCTACTTCTTTCCTACCGACTTCGGCCCCAACCCCGTGGCCAAGCAGGAGAACTTCGAGTACCGCACCCAGGAGCTGCGCACCATCAGCAACGTGTACGCCGACTACGAAATCGTGAAGGGGCTGCGGGCCCGGCTGGAGGGTGGCCTCGACTACCTGGACCAGACCGAGGACCTGTTTGTGCGAGGGGTGCTGCGCGGCAACGGCCGCAACGAAGCCCAGTACCGCAAGCTCTGGACGCCTAACGTCAACATCAACGGCACGCTGACCTACGCCCGCCAGCTGGCCGAGGTGCACAACGTGGAGGTGCTGGTAGGCACCAACTACCAGCGGGCCGACACCTACTCGCGCGGCGTGTACTACGACCTGGGCGGCCTGGTGGAGCCCCTGCGCAAAGACGACCAGCTGCGCGACTCCCTGCTCACCAGCTCCCAGCTCCTGCGCGAACCGCTGCAGGCCTACAGCTTTACCTCCTACTTCAGCCGCCTCAACTACAAGCTCAAGGACCGTTACCTGGTGGGCGTGAGTGTGCGCGTGGACGGCTCCTCGCGTTTCGGGCGCAAGTACCGCTACGGTACGTTCCCGGCTTTCTCAGCCGGCTGGATTGTGACGGAGGAACCGTTTCTGAATGGCAATAACATCCTGAGCTTCCTGAAGCTGCGCGCCAGCTACGGCCTCACCGGCAACGCCAACATCGAAAACTACGGGCAGTACGGCTCCTTCTTTCCGCCGAGCGACAGCCGCAACTCCGCCAACTACAACGGGGAACTGGGCCTGGAGCGCCGCAGCTTTTCCAACGACCAGTTCCGGTGGGAAAACACGGCTCAAACCGACGTGGGCTTCGACTTTGCCCTGTTCAATAACCGCGTCAGCGGCACGTTCTCGGCCTACTATAAGAAGGGCACCGACCTGCTGATTCCCATTGCCCAGCCCATTTCTAGTGGGGTAGGCTCGGTGAACCTGAACATCGGCGAGGTAGAAAACAAGGGGCTGGAAATCACCCTGAACTCCCGCAACCTGGTGGGCGACTTTGCGTGGAACACCGACTTCAACATTGCCTTCAACCGCAACAAGGTGCTGGACATTGGCGGGCTGAGCCCTGACGTTATTCTGACCGACAACGAGGTGCGCACCATCGTGGGCTACCCCATCAGCACCTACTACCTGGCCCGCTATGTGGGCGTAGACCCGCAGGACGGCCTGCCCATCTACCTGGACCGGGAAGGCAACCAAACCAAAACCTACTCCACCGACCTGCGCGTGCCCCGCGGCTCGGGCGCCCCCGACTACACCGGCGGCCTCACCAACACCTTCACCTACAAGGGCTTCGACCTGAGCGCCCTGCTGAGCTTTTCGGTGGGCAGCGAAATCTACGACGACTCGCGCAAGCGCCAGGAGGGCACCATTGGGCTGGATGGGGGCTGGAACCAGCGGCGCAAGGTGCTGGAACGCTGGCAGCGCCCCGGCGACATCACCGACGTGCCCAAGCTCACGCTCAACCCCAGCCGGGGCGGCTACAACCCCGACACCAACTCCGACCGGTTCCTCTACGACGGCTCCTACCTGCGCCTGCGCCAGCTCACGTTCGGCTACACCTTCACGGGCGGGGCCTTGCAGGCGCTGCGCCTGAAGTCGGCGCGGCTGTACTTCCTGGCTACCAACGTCTTTCTGGTGACGGGCTACGACGGGGACCCGGAATTTTACCGTGACCAGTACGATGCCCAGGGCCGCAACCTGATTGGCGGCGCCACCTACCTGTTTCCGCCCCAGGCCCGCACCTTTACCATGGGCTTTAACATCGGTTTTTAA
- a CDS encoding LamG domain-containing protein → MKASNWLVTLPIVLLSQASAPSLGPPADTAPAAGPAAPLPPQTTDLTIRFQHVEPVLHDSRVVAHWPLDEGSGYEALDQSGRGHTAYLTGTTWNTDDSGLTATFRRRGKRGGAIYLNGTQWLQAQDAPGLNLTGPLTVAAWLNPDADPAALGGVAVLEKSAAGKGYRLSCEPNGSLRLTVYDATGRAHTVQSRPGQLVRGQWAHVLATADPASGQLLLYLNGQPSGRAKEQPFTLGPAPADLRLGHSAAGTGGFRGWLDEVTLLSQAVSDAQARQLYAVGLPKLYTQTRETVDPARTEWTEFKGNQPVPHPLEDDTRLLLRFDGSLASLQRQAPTSPAGAEAAGFVPGQFGGAFDAVRNTKGLVYASPLTEAAGTAEAWFTPVVNPKDPSRTRKYVLLHASGTNAELTLGSENKRWTATLSQAGQPPVVAQSPEQPFLYGQPVHLAMAWGNGYLTLYLNGVEADRRPLAQAPVLNKHVVLGGQGTAAAHGYLDDVRLSGRVRAARSICPRGHQDTEAAALDLMQGFDYAAGEPLWHWQPASKTTRWAYAAKSWEDDGTRLGDSGDLRRGLKQGTSAGFHALFHPDAYGHASSIEAGVSFEAVADGWAGVFVQAATPAADQPFTGYTFALNPGQNQLRLARIVNGAAVASKVLPYDFQLKPRQTYTLTLSSVGGVLRGYLDGHNLISLAGAAPDARGFGGLFTDNTPAYFDDVHFSALTPAVAQSRSIQQRFFTDESPLGLQPVAKNGSLNAFRWKKRYGLLPWQRTYQSPEPPGNLFGPTDSVARPNATQFWRSEDAANSDVLAVDGRVFYFMRGNPDHQGPHGAAALGVLTADDPLFDGRHFRDLSAGLTDLSQAPALLRGHQDRNARCSDGGPRATRLQVNDEGAVYQNGKILVFAREFRNGVRPYPWFRRLIYGVFDVATQRWDQNVPHLVSWSMMSPDSCYSRHRGLDATPEVVSLRDPVTDEYVIFLYHHSARPGPLGGSTPTTEISGLRYDGRTVSLHPAYPSRNSIVKHNQDNIYGERILFDNGIYYLNVNADSEKLVGDWPDRFELFAGLHPYDGPWTGSADNTNPARPYFSRGNRFDPDNGAIWQGTMVKRRGRYYLYYENFHVVNDLETPYEFYDHKHSGSRVGFATGN, encoded by the coding sequence ATGAAAGCAAGCAACTGGCTGGTTACGCTACCGATAGTGCTGCTTAGTCAGGCCTCGGCGCCCAGCCTTGGCCCACCGGCCGACACGGCTCCGGCCGCCGGCCCCGCGGCCCCGCTTCCGCCCCAGACCACCGACCTGACCATCCGCTTTCAGCACGTAGAGCCCGTACTACATGATTCGCGCGTGGTGGCCCATTGGCCCCTGGACGAAGGCAGCGGCTACGAGGCCCTGGACCAGTCGGGCCGGGGCCACACGGCCTACCTTACCGGCACCACCTGGAACACCGACGACAGCGGCCTGACAGCCACCTTCCGGCGCCGGGGCAAACGCGGGGGCGCCATCTACCTCAACGGCACGCAGTGGCTGCAAGCCCAGGATGCGCCCGGCCTGAACCTAACTGGCCCGCTTACGGTGGCGGCGTGGCTGAACCCCGACGCCGACCCGGCTGCTTTGGGAGGGGTGGCTGTACTGGAGAAAAGCGCCGCGGGCAAAGGCTACCGGCTGAGCTGCGAGCCAAACGGCAGCCTGCGCCTGACGGTGTACGACGCCACCGGCCGTGCCCACACCGTGCAGAGCCGCCCCGGCCAGCTGGTGCGCGGGCAGTGGGCGCACGTGCTGGCCACCGCCGACCCGGCCTCGGGGCAGCTGCTGCTCTACCTCAACGGCCAGCCCAGCGGCCGGGCCAAGGAGCAGCCGTTTACCCTCGGCCCGGCTCCTGCTGACCTACGGCTGGGCCACTCGGCGGCCGGGACGGGCGGCTTCCGGGGCTGGCTCGATGAGGTGACCTTGCTCAGCCAGGCGGTGAGCGACGCCCAGGCCCGGCAGCTCTACGCCGTGGGCCTGCCCAAGCTCTACACCCAAACCCGCGAAACCGTGGACCCCGCCCGCACCGAGTGGACCGAGTTTAAGGGCAACCAGCCCGTGCCGCACCCGCTGGAAGACGACACGCGCCTGCTGCTGCGCTTCGATGGCAGCTTGGCCAGCTTGCAGAGGCAGGCTCCCACGAGCCCGGCCGGCGCGGAGGCGGCGGGGTTCGTGCCCGGCCAGTTCGGCGGGGCTTTTGATGCGGTTCGAAACACGAAAGGGCTGGTGTACGCCTCGCCGCTTACCGAGGCGGCGGGCACGGCCGAGGCGTGGTTTACGCCCGTGGTCAACCCGAAAGACCCAAGCCGGACGCGGAAGTACGTGCTGCTGCACGCCAGCGGCACCAACGCCGAACTCACCCTGGGCTCCGAAAACAAACGCTGGACGGCCACGCTCAGCCAGGCCGGCCAGCCGCCCGTAGTTGCGCAAAGCCCGGAGCAGCCGTTCCTCTACGGCCAACCGGTTCATTTGGCCATGGCCTGGGGCAACGGCTACCTGACGCTCTACCTAAACGGGGTGGAAGCCGACCGCCGCCCCCTGGCCCAGGCGCCCGTGCTCAACAAACACGTGGTACTTGGGGGCCAAGGCACCGCGGCGGCCCACGGCTACCTCGACGACGTGCGCCTGTCGGGCCGGGTGCGCGCGGCGCGCAGCATCTGCCCCCGCGGGCACCAGGACACCGAAGCGGCGGCCCTGGACCTGATGCAGGGTTTCGACTACGCGGCCGGAGAGCCGCTCTGGCACTGGCAGCCCGCCTCGAAAACGACCCGGTGGGCCTACGCCGCCAAAAGCTGGGAAGATGACGGCACCCGCCTCGGTGACTCCGGCGACTTGCGGCGGGGCCTGAAGCAGGGCACTTCCGCCGGCTTCCACGCCCTGTTTCACCCGGATGCTTACGGCCACGCCTCCTCTATCGAGGCCGGCGTGTCCTTCGAGGCGGTGGCCGATGGCTGGGCGGGCGTGTTTGTGCAAGCCGCCACGCCGGCGGCCGACCAACCATTTACCGGCTACACGTTTGCTCTCAACCCCGGCCAGAACCAGCTGCGGCTGGCCCGGATAGTGAATGGCGCGGCGGTAGCCAGCAAGGTGCTGCCGTATGATTTTCAGCTGAAACCCCGCCAGACCTACACGCTCACCCTCAGCTCGGTGGGCGGCGTGCTGCGGGGCTACCTCGACGGCCACAACCTGATTTCCCTGGCCGGCGCGGCGCCCGATGCCCGCGGCTTCGGCGGCCTGTTCACCGACAACACCCCGGCCTATTTCGACGACGTACACTTCTCGGCCCTGACCCCGGCCGTGGCCCAGTCGCGCAGCATTCAGCAGCGGTTTTTTACGGATGAGTCGCCCTTAGGCCTCCAGCCGGTGGCTAAAAATGGGAGCCTGAACGCGTTTCGGTGGAAGAAGCGCTATGGCTTGCTGCCCTGGCAGCGCACCTACCAAAGCCCCGAGCCGCCGGGCAACCTGTTCGGGCCCACCGACAGCGTGGCCCGGCCCAATGCCACCCAGTTCTGGCGCTCCGAAGACGCCGCCAACTCCGATGTGCTGGCCGTGGACGGGCGCGTGTTCTACTTCATGCGCGGCAACCCCGACCACCAGGGCCCCCACGGCGCGGCGGCCCTGGGCGTGCTCACCGCTGATGACCCGCTTTTCGACGGCCGTCACTTCCGGGACCTTAGTGCCGGCCTCACCGACCTCAGCCAGGCCCCCGCTCTGCTGCGCGGCCACCAAGACCGCAACGCCCGGTGCTCCGACGGCGGCCCCCGGGCGACCCGCCTGCAAGTCAACGACGAAGGGGCCGTGTACCAGAACGGCAAAATCCTGGTGTTTGCCCGCGAGTTTCGCAACGGCGTGCGGCCCTACCCGTGGTTTCGGCGGCTGATATACGGTGTGTTCGACGTGGCCACCCAGCGCTGGGACCAGAACGTGCCGCACCTGGTCAGCTGGTCGATGATGAGCCCCGACAGCTGCTACAGCCGCCACCGCGGCCTCGACGCCACGCCCGAGGTGGTGTCGCTGCGCGACCCGGTGACCGATGAGTACGTTATCTTCCTGTACCACCACAGCGCCCGGCCGGGCCCGCTGGGCGGTAGCACGCCTACCACCGAGATAAGCGGCCTGCGCTACGACGGCCGCACCGTGAGCCTGCACCCGGCCTACCCCTCGCGCAACAGCATTGTCAAGCACAACCAGGACAACATCTACGGCGAGCGAATCTTGTTCGACAACGGCATCTACTACCTCAACGTGAATGCCGACAGTGAAAAGCTGGTGGGCGACTGGCCCGACCGGTTCGAACTGTTTGCCGGCCTGCACCCCTACGACGGCCCCTGGACCGGCAGCGCCGACAACACCAACCCCGCCCGCCCCTACTTCAGCCGCGGCAACCGCTTCGACCCCGACAACGGCGCCATCTGGCAAGGCACCATGGTGAAGCGCCGCGGGCGGTACTACCTGTACTACGAGAACTTTCACGTAGTCAATGACTTGGAAACACCTTATGAGTTCTACGACCATAAGCATTCCGGCTCCCGCGTGGGCTTTGCTACGGGGAATTGA